A window of the Streptomyces luomodiensis genome harbors these coding sequences:
- a CDS encoding carbohydrate ABC transporter permease, which translates to MAVTTERKDPGPAAAGVRRSGAPPAPGRAAPGTPGRGRLTGAAPYLLLLPALAVTAVLLGWPLVKNGMLSFQNLNMRQLIQHLTEWNGVDNYRETLTSEDFWGVTLRSVIFTGVNVVLIMVLGTLVGLLLARLGSKMRLLLSVGLVLAWAMPVIAATTVFQWLFATRYGVVNWVLDALGWHSMADYNWTGDQFSTFFVITVLIVWQSIPFVAINLYAATTTIPGELYEAAALDGAGTWKSFTSVTFPFLKPFLLATTFLEVIWVFKAFAQVFAINEGGPERLTETLPVYAFIEGMGNQHYGMGAAISLLTIVVLLALTSYYLRIVLRQEEDEL; encoded by the coding sequence ATGGCCGTGACCACCGAACGCAAGGACCCCGGCCCGGCGGCGGCCGGGGTCCGCCGGAGCGGGGCCCCGCCGGCCCCGGGCCGCGCGGCCCCGGGCACCCCCGGGCGCGGACGGCTGACCGGCGCCGCCCCCTACCTGCTCCTGCTGCCCGCGCTGGCGGTGACCGCCGTACTGCTGGGCTGGCCGCTGGTCAAGAACGGCATGCTGTCGTTCCAGAACCTCAATATGCGGCAGCTGATCCAGCACCTCACCGAGTGGAACGGGGTCGACAACTACCGCGAGACGCTGACCAGCGAGGACTTCTGGGGCGTCACCCTGCGGTCGGTGATCTTCACCGGGGTCAACGTGGTGCTGATCATGGTGCTGGGCACCCTGGTCGGACTGCTGCTGGCCCGCCTCGGCAGCAAGATGCGGCTGCTGCTCTCGGTCGGTCTCGTCCTGGCCTGGGCGATGCCCGTCATCGCCGCCACCACCGTCTTCCAGTGGCTGTTCGCCACCCGCTACGGGGTGGTCAACTGGGTCCTGGACGCCCTCGGCTGGCACTCCATGGCGGACTACAACTGGACCGGCGACCAGTTCTCCACCTTCTTCGTCATCACCGTGCTGATCGTCTGGCAGTCGATCCCCTTCGTGGCGATCAACCTCTACGCCGCGACCACCACCATCCCCGGGGAGCTCTACGAGGCGGCCGCGCTGGACGGCGCCGGCACCTGGAAGAGCTTCACCTCGGTGACCTTCCCCTTCCTCAAGCCGTTTCTGCTGGCCACGACGTTCCTCGAAGTCATCTGGGTCTTCAAGGCGTTCGCCCAGGTCTTCGCGATCAACGAGGGCGGCCCCGAACGGCTCACCGAAACCCTCCCCGTCTACGCCTTTATCGAGGGCATGGGCAATCAGCACTACGGCATGGGCGCCGCGATCTCGCTGCTGACCATCGTGGTCCTGCTCGCGCTGACCTCCTACTACCTCCGGATCGTGCTCAGGCAAGAGGAGGACGAGCTGTGA